Proteins co-encoded in one Prescottella sp. R16 genomic window:
- a CDS encoding alpha/beta hydrolase family protein, with protein MTSEDLPDSPASPCPLFRRLGAGALVTATAAAALLTAAPVAAAGGIPNTAPAAQPADPAASGAHITRVEPITDRWVRVFVYSPAMQAEQQVQVLLPRDTTAPRPTLYLLDGSSADPGTNNWTEEGGAVEFFEDKPVNVVLPTGGEASYYTDWERPDPKLGNYRWETFLTKELPPLIDARFDGTGVQSIAGLSMGAQSAMMLAMRANGFYRGVAAFSGCYQTVDDLGFTQMRATVSYRGGDITNMWGPRTDPQWAEHDVLIGAEKLRGTVLYVSTATGLPGPNETLDNPNLPLLLALGAPIEAVTDHCTHRLDDRLRSLGIPATFVYNPVGVHTWPYWREELPKSWPTLAASLGV; from the coding sequence ATGACCTCCGAGGACCTTCCAGACTCCCCGGCCTCCCCGTGTCCCCTGTTCCGGCGCCTCGGCGCGGGGGCCCTCGTCACCGCGACCGCGGCGGCCGCACTGCTCACCGCGGCACCCGTCGCCGCGGCCGGCGGCATCCCGAACACCGCCCCGGCCGCACAACCGGCGGACCCGGCGGCGTCCGGTGCTCACATCACCCGCGTCGAACCCATCACCGACCGGTGGGTGCGGGTGTTCGTGTACTCGCCCGCGATGCAGGCCGAGCAGCAGGTGCAGGTTCTGCTGCCGCGCGACACGACCGCCCCGCGGCCGACGCTGTACCTGCTCGACGGCAGTTCCGCCGACCCCGGTACCAACAACTGGACCGAGGAGGGCGGGGCCGTCGAGTTCTTCGAGGACAAGCCCGTCAACGTCGTCCTCCCCACCGGCGGTGAGGCCAGCTACTACACCGACTGGGAGCGCCCCGACCCGAAGCTCGGCAACTACCGGTGGGAGACGTTCCTGACGAAGGAACTGCCGCCGCTGATCGACGCCCGATTCGACGGCACCGGCGTCCAGTCGATCGCCGGACTGTCGATGGGAGCACAGTCCGCGATGATGCTCGCGATGCGTGCGAACGGCTTCTACCGCGGTGTCGCGGCGTTCAGCGGGTGCTACCAGACCGTCGACGACCTCGGCTTCACCCAGATGCGGGCCACCGTGTCGTACCGCGGCGGCGACATCACCAACATGTGGGGGCCGCGCACCGATCCGCAGTGGGCCGAGCACGACGTACTGATCGGCGCCGAGAAACTACGCGGAACCGTGCTGTACGTGTCGACGGCCACCGGACTGCCCGGGCCGAACGAAACCCTCGACAACCCGAACCTGCCGCTGCTGCTGGCACTGGGCGCGCCGATCGAGGCCGTCACCGATCACTGCACGCACCGCCTCGACGACCGACTGCGGTCGCTCGGTATCCCGGCGACGTTCGTCTACAACCCGGTCGGCGTCCACACGTGGCCGTACTGGCGGGAGGAACTGCCGAAGTCGTGGCCGACGCTCGCGGCGTCGCTCGGCGTCTGA